One segment of Megachile rotundata isolate GNS110a chromosome 4, iyMegRotu1, whole genome shotgun sequence DNA contains the following:
- the Arp5 gene encoding actin-related protein 5 produces the protein MEILELKDVKAVPDIIHPYPERVKTEATPLVIDNGSYNCRVGWATEKEPQLIFKNLIAKPRKERGKKDGEPQVGNDIANIEAVRFQLKTQFDRNVVTHFEAQEQIFDYTFTHMGIDTDGAVNHPIILTEAFLNPNYSRNLMAELLFECYNVPAIAYGVDCLFSYQHNNCPPDGLIISIGYHTTHIIPILDGKADPVNSRRINVGGYHITSYMHRLLQLKYPVHVNAITPSRAEELIHEHSTIALNYQEEISKWADPDHYDANVLRVQLPYIAPANAPGLTVEQQKERKRELARRLMEINARKREERLAEDEEQLNQLLAVQDLLEEGETDEFDQALKTYSLANEADLIKMINNLQAKVERTRQKIVAANSQEENITMEEQKPKIKSSLQPKDQQDFDEWIAGVRKKRQEILEKRMAKRQRRQDMAKRRTAAAQERMRIISQLARKEKRDDDFGMRDEDWDVYKVINREGGDSDSELEQEKLLELEDVLRHHDPEFDGAGSNVPIVPGETHQLHVGVECLRAPEILFQPSMIGSVEAGIAETIEFVLKLYPPELQSRLVGNIFLTGGPTKFPGLLERLNRELREIRPFGSNFQINIAKNSSIDAWYGARDFGLNGNLPEYLVSKKEYEERGGEYFKEHLTSNTYTRSPDPLPTVQAPVTSEQVVVEDAVVDVEME, from the exons atggAGATTCTAGAATTGAAAGATGTAAAAGCAGTTCCAGACATAATTCATCCTTACCCAGAGAGAGTAAAAACTGAAGCAACACCTCTTGTTATTGATAATG GATCATACAACTGTAGGGTTGGATGGGCAACGGAGAAAGAACCTcagttaatatttaaaaatcttattGCAAAGCCAAGAAAAGAACGTGGTAAAAAGGATGGAGAACCTCAGGTTGGAAATGACATAGCAAACATTGAAGCTGTCAGATTCCAGTTAAAAACACAATTTGACCGGAATGTAGTAACTCACTTTGAAGCCCAGGAACAAATATTTGATTACACTTTCACTCATATGGGAATAGATACAGATGGAGCAGTAAATCATCCAATTATCTTAACTGAAGCATTTCTTAATCCTAACTATTCAAGAAATT tGATGGCAGAACTTTTATTCGAATGTTATAATGTACCTGCAATTGCATATGGAGTAGATTGTTTATTTTCATACCAACACAACAACTGTCCTCCAGATGGTTTAATAATTAGTATTGGATACCATACTACTCATATAATACCTATATTAGATGGTAAAGCAGACCCTGTTAATTCAAGGAGGATCAATGTTGGTGGATATCATATTACATCTTACATGCACAGATTACTTCAGCTTAAATATCCAGTGCATGTGAATGCTATAACACCTAGTCGAGCAGAG GAATTAATTCATGAACATTCAACGATAGCTTTAAATTATCAAGAGGAAATTTCTAAATGGGCAGACCCAGATCATTACGATGCAAATGTATTGAGGGTACAATTACCTTACATTGCTCCTGCAAATGCTCCTGGTTTGACTGTAGAAcaacagaaagagagaaaacgcgAGTTAGCTAGGAGATTAATGGAAATAAATGCAAGGAAAAGAGAAGAGAGA ttgGCAGAAGACGAAGAGCAGCTGAATCAATTGTTAGCCGTCCAAGATCTATTAGAGGAAGGTGAAACAGACGAATTTGATCAAGCGTTAAAAACTTACTCACTAGCGAATGAAGCGGAtttgataaaaatgattaataactTGCAAGCCAAGGTAGAAAGAACTAGACAAAAAATAGTAGCGGCTAATTCGCAAGAGGAAAATATCACGATGGAAGAACAGAAGCCAAAAATCAAATCAAGTTTACAACCAAAAGATCAACAAGATTTTGATGAGTGGATAGCGGGTGTAAGAAAGAAAAG GCAAGAAATATTAGAAAAGCGCATGGCGAAGAGACAGCGTAGACAAGATATGGCAAAACGCAGAACAGCAGCTGCACAAGAAAGAATGCGTATAATAAGCCAGTTAGCAAGAAAAGAGAAACGTGATGATGATTTTGGTATGAGGGATGAAGACTGGGATGTTTATAAAGTTATTAATAGG GAAGGTGGAGATTCAGATTCAGAGCTAGAACAAGAAAAGCTGCTTGAACTAGAAGACGTGTTACGCCACCACGATCCAGAATTCGACGGAGCTGGATCAAACGTCCCCATAGTCCCCGGAGAAACTCATCAGTTACACGTAGGAGTAGAATGCCTAAGAGCTCCAGAAATATTATTCCAACCATCCATGATCGGTTCCGTAGAAGCAGGCATTGCTGAAACAATCGAATTCGTCTTAAAACTATACCCACCAGAATTACAATCTCGTCTCGTAGGAAACATATTCCTCACCGGTGGTCCAACAAAATTTCCCGGCCTATTAGAGAGACTGAATCGCGAACTACGCGAAATCAGGCCATTCggttccaattttcaaataaacatCGCCAAAAACTCCAGCATAGACGCGTGGTACGGTGCTAGGGACTTTGGCTTGAATGGAAACCTCCCGGAATATTTAGTAAGCAAGAAGGAGTACGAAGAGAGGGGTGgtgaatattttaaagaacattTAACCAGTAATACTTACACTCGGTCTCCTGACCCGTTGCCTACGGTGCAGGCTCCGGTGACGTCGGAGCAGGTTGTTGTCGAGGATGCTGTTGTCGATGTTGAGATGGAATAA